One window from the genome of Paraclostridium sordellii encodes:
- the yunB gene encoding sporulation protein YunB, producing the protein MKNILRKKRKERFKKNLSIFLMIFILSVFIGSFIYIDNKLRPTITLIAETKAEELANKSINKAVATVIDNNIKYEDLINIKTGEDGTITMMQANSILINDIASKVALEIQSEMKKIKTTSTYIPIGTAIGSPLLAKYGPKIKVSIEPIGTVYVDFGTDFESSGINQTRHRIYLKAKTEVKVVVPLTTSTKEVNTQIPICETIIVGDVPESYVNVPQKDMLNVLPNKDLNTKIDKK; encoded by the coding sequence ATGAAAAATATTTTAAGAAAAAAAAGAAAAGAACGGTTTAAAAAAAATTTAAGTATATTCTTAATGATTTTTATACTATCCGTATTCATAGGTAGTTTCATATATATAGATAATAAACTAAGACCAACTATTACCTTAATAGCAGAAACTAAAGCTGAAGAACTAGCAAATAAATCTATAAATAAGGCTGTAGCAACAGTGATAGATAACAATATAAAATATGAAGATTTAATTAATATAAAAACTGGGGAAGATGGAACTATAACTATGATGCAAGCTAATTCCATATTAATTAATGATATTGCATCTAAAGTTGCACTTGAGATACAGTCGGAAATGAAAAAAATAAAAACAACATCAACGTATATTCCTATTGGAACAGCTATTGGAAGCCCGCTTTTAGCAAAATATGGTCCTAAAATAAAAGTTTCAATAGAACCTATAGGAACTGTATATGTAGACTTTGGAACAGACTTTGAATCTTCAGGAATAAATCAAACAAGGCACAGAATATATTTAAAGGCTAAAACTGAAGTAAAAGTTGTTGTACCTTTAACGACATCTACTAAAGAAGTAAATACACAAATACCTATATGTGAGACTATAATAGTTGGAGATGTACCTGAAAGTTATGTTAATGTACCGCAAAAAGATATGTTAAATGTTTTACCAAATAAAGATTTAAATACAAAAATAGATAAAAAATAA
- the hflX gene encoding GTPase HflX: MENIVERALLVGLNITTNVKKVDDIDINESMEELKELAKAAGAEVVGDLIQNRPARDAAFYIGKGKVEEIKAYCDSLDATVVVFNDELSGAQIRNIEELVQRKVIDRTTLILDIFAQRALSKEGKLQVELAQLKYRLPRLYGMGGEMSRTGAGIGTRGPGEQKLEVDKRHILNKTADIRRELREVKKNRETQRAQRLKSNIPIVALVGYTNAGKSTLLNELIKTHKDYSEEKEVLSKDMLFATLDVTLRKALLPNKKEFLVVDTVGFVSKLPHDLVEAFKATLEEVHYADLIVHVVDATNDSFEIQENTTKKVLKELDADNKPTIMAYNKIDKLDLDIYPKNQENVVYISAKQGINMDKLMDMIQDALMENTHKVELLLPYDKGDIFSRLKNKYNIEEFEYVENGIELTVSLDEEDYSIYKDYVINE; encoded by the coding sequence ATGGAAAATATAGTTGAAAGAGCGTTACTAGTTGGGTTGAACATAACTACTAATGTAAAAAAAGTTGATGATATAGATATTAATGAATCTATGGAAGAATTAAAGGAACTTGCTAAAGCAGCAGGTGCCGAAGTTGTAGGAGACCTTATACAAAATAGACCAGCGAGGGATGCGGCCTTTTATATAGGAAAAGGTAAAGTTGAAGAGATAAAGGCGTATTGTGATTCACTAGATGCTACAGTTGTAGTTTTTAATGATGAGTTATCTGGGGCTCAAATTAGAAATATAGAAGAATTAGTTCAAAGAAAAGTAATTGATAGAACAACATTGATATTAGATATATTTGCTCAAAGGGCATTAAGCAAAGAAGGTAAGCTTCAAGTTGAATTAGCTCAATTGAAGTATAGACTGCCTAGACTGTATGGTATGGGAGGAGAAATGAGTAGAACTGGTGCAGGTATAGGTACTAGAGGACCAGGAGAACAAAAGCTAGAAGTTGATAAAAGACACATATTAAATAAAACAGCTGATATTAGAAGAGAACTTAGAGAAGTAAAGAAAAATAGAGAAACTCAAAGGGCTCAGAGATTAAAATCAAATATTCCAATAGTTGCACTAGTAGGATATACAAATGCAGGAAAGTCTACATTACTTAACGAATTAATAAAAACACACAAGGACTATAGTGAGGAAAAAGAAGTTTTATCAAAAGATATGCTTTTTGCAACATTAGATGTTACTCTAAGAAAAGCACTTCTTCCGAATAAAAAAGAGTTTTTAGTAGTAGATACTGTAGGATTTGTTAGTAAATTACCACATGATTTAGTTGAAGCTTTCAAAGCTACTTTAGAAGAAGTCCACTATGCAGACTTAATAGTACATGTAGTAGATGCAACTAATGATAGTTTTGAAATACAAGAAAATACAACTAAAAAAGTATTAAAAGAATTAGATGCAGACAATAAACCTACTATAATGGCATATAACAAAATAGATAAGTTAGATTTAGATATATATCCTAAAAACCAAGAAAATGTAGTATATATATCGGCTAAACAAGGTATAAATATGGATAAACTTATGGATATGATACAAGATGCACTTATGGAAAATACTCATAAGGTAGAATTATTATTACCATATGATAAAGGGGATATATTTAGTAGACTTAAAAATAAATACAATATTGAAGAGTTTGAATACGTTGAAAATGGTATAGAATTAACTGTAAGTTTAGACGAAGAAGACTATAGTATATATAAAGATTATGTAATAAACGAATAG
- a CDS encoding N-acetylmuramoyl-L-alanine amidase, producing MKKYRILVCSMIIVGIAFIGISQPIKNLYKSTGFIGKDLIDSNLNKKYTICIDPGHQEKGDGNLEPIGPGASSKKARVSSGTTGVATKKPEYILNLEASIVLKHILEGKGYTVIMTRDSHNVNISNAERAIFANEKKADMVIRVHADSLDNSSKTGASLLIPQKDGKYTSGIYESSNKCANYIKDEMKKSNINLNGIFERGDLTGFNWSKVPVVLIEMGFMSNYSEDLMMSNPEYQRKLMQSVADGVEIYLNDIENKN from the coding sequence ATGAAAAAATATAGGATATTAGTTTGTTCAATGATAATTGTAGGAATAGCTTTTATAGGGATATCACAACCTATAAAAAACTTATATAAATCAACTGGGTTTATAGGTAAAGATTTGATAGATTCAAACTTAAATAAAAAATATACTATATGTATAGATCCAGGTCATCAAGAAAAAGGAGATGGAAACTTAGAGCCTATTGGACCTGGTGCAAGTTCAAAAAAAGCGAGAGTTTCTTCTGGTACTACAGGAGTTGCGACAAAAAAACCAGAATATATACTTAATTTAGAAGCGAGCATTGTTTTAAAGCATATACTAGAAGGTAAGGGATATACAGTTATTATGACAAGAGATAGTCATAATGTTAATATAAGTAATGCTGAAAGAGCTATTTTTGCAAATGAGAAAAAAGCAGATATGGTAATTAGGGTTCATGCAGATAGTTTAGATAATTCATCAAAGACAGGAGCTTCACTTCTTATTCCTCAAAAAGATGGAAAGTATACTAGTGGAATTTATGAAAGTAGTAATAAATGTGCAAATTATATAAAAGATGAAATGAAAAAATCTAATATAAATTTAAATGGAATATTTGAAAGAGGCGATTTAACAGGATTTAACTGGTCTAAAGTACCAGTTGTATTAATTGAAATGGGATTTATGAGCAATTATAGTGAAGACCTTATGATGTCTAACCCCGAATATCAAAGAAAATTAATGCAAAGTGTAGCAGATGGTGTAGAAATATATTTAAATGATATAGAAAATAAGAATTAA
- a CDS encoding TIGR01906 family membrane protein, producing the protein MKKISNLILAFSMSLFIITSIVKFTVVFKPLYYFDIKHLNIPILSGMSEEEIKLNYDYLIKYNTSYRDYEFNMPTIKSSIQGKIHFEEVRDVFKVLNKINIISGVISVLGIYIVLKKKEIKIIKYAGIISILIPIFLVIPITIQFEKSFEIFHRLIFNNDYWIFDPSKDPVINMLPAEFFLHCGVVILTGILIFSSIILTIYKILKNKR; encoded by the coding sequence ATGAAAAAAATTTCCAATTTGATTTTGGCATTTTCAATGAGCTTATTTATAATAACTAGCATTGTTAAATTTACAGTAGTATTTAAGCCTTTATATTACTTTGATATAAAACATTTAAATATACCTATATTAAGTGGGATGTCGGAAGAAGAAATAAAACTTAATTATGATTATTTAATAAAATACAATACTAGTTATAGAGATTATGAGTTTAACATGCCAACGATTAAGTCATCTATACAAGGGAAAATTCATTTTGAGGAAGTTAGAGATGTATTTAAGGTATTAAATAAAATAAACATTATATCAGGAGTTATTTCAGTTTTAGGGATATATATTGTTTTAAAGAAAAAAGAAATAAAAATTATAAAGTATGCTGGAATAATTTCTATATTAATTCCTATATTTTTAGTAATTCCAATAACAATTCAATTTGAAAAGAGTTTTGAAATATTTCATAGATTAATTTTTAATAATGACTACTGGATATTTGACCCAAGTAAGGACCCTGTAATAAATATGCTACCTGCTGAATTTTTTCTTCATTGTGGAGTAGTTATACTAACAGGAATTTTGATATTTAGTAGTATAATATTAACAATTTACAAAATATTAAAAAATAAGCGATAA
- a CDS encoding SpoIVB peptidase S55 domain-containing protein → MKLKKFILTSFLLYFVSISFIYAECSSKNDIGYLIPLGNITQIDAELELLMVRNTFKDSPFKVGDSLVSVNEIKINNYEDFSNFIQNVSNNSIVKVKVLRGSKIISLDVSKDVLEKINFNNLISGFATLTYINPKDNSFGAVAHPISVGSNRSLSVKNGSISSTYNLTINKSYKGSVGSINANKNEFIGNFKDNTDFGIKGTINNTNLYKLKKYKVAKLNEVKPGKASILLQTSSNSVKEYDINIINIKNQKMPESKTFKIEIVDKELLSITGGIVQGMSGTPIIQDNKIIGAVSHAIENDPTMGYGVYIGWMLEGE, encoded by the coding sequence GTGAAATTAAAAAAATTTATTTTAACTTCATTTTTACTATATTTTGTCTCAATAAGTTTTATTTATGCAGAATGTAGTTCAAAAAATGATATAGGTTATTTAATTCCTTTAGGTAATATAACTCAAATAGATGCTGAATTAGAGTTATTAATGGTAAGAAATACTTTTAAAGATTCTCCATTTAAAGTAGGTGATTCTTTAGTTAGTGTAAATGAAATTAAAATCAATAATTATGAAGATTTCTCAAATTTTATACAAAATGTAAGTAATAATTCAATTGTAAAAGTTAAAGTTCTTCGAGGTTCAAAAATCATAAGTTTAGATGTTTCTAAAGATGTATTAGAAAAAATCAATTTTAATAATTTAATTTCTGGATTTGCAACTTTAACATATATAAATCCTAAAGATAATTCTTTTGGAGCAGTTGCACATCCAATTAGTGTTGGATCTAATAGAAGTTTATCTGTTAAAAATGGGTCTATATCATCTACTTATAATTTAACAATTAATAAATCTTATAAAGGTAGTGTTGGATCTATTAATGCCAATAAAAATGAATTTATAGGAAACTTTAAAGATAATACTGATTTTGGTATTAAAGGCACTATAAACAACACAAATTTATATAAATTAAAAAAATATAAAGTTGCTAAATTAAATGAAGTAAAACCTGGAAAAGCTTCAATATTATTACAAACTTCCAGTAATTCTGTTAAAGAATACGATATAAATATAATAAATATTAAAAATCAAAAAATGCCAGAATCTAAAACTTTTAAAATAGAGATAGTAGATAAAGAGTTATTAAGCATAACAGGTGGTATAGTTCAAGGTATGAGTGGAACTCCAATAATTCAAGATAATAAAATAATAGGAGCAGTCTCCCATGCTATTGAAAATGATCCTACTATGGGATATGGTGTTTATATAGGTTGGATGTTAGAGGGAGAATAA
- a CDS encoding HEAT repeat domain-containing protein codes for MNISWENIDNLQDHFITYLLYKESKTVSQISKIRNLEIQEVNDQLIRAKMEIKLLLKNQLEMSKDTLDRFLELGKDDRIKFMNDLDDEKLLDFKRKIYKRVITEKNAEDLMILIWATGELNDERFLGILHPLTGHRHSDVRRITYSALRKISSKESREYFQRGLYDSNPQTRQYCAKALAKVGNRSSLDMLIRLKNKKKNEKEYVIRAYNDAIDILEKTT; via the coding sequence ATGAATATATCTTGGGAAAATATAGATAATCTACAAGATCATTTTATAACGTATTTGCTTTACAAAGAGTCTAAAACAGTATCTCAAATAAGCAAAATAAGAAATCTTGAAATTCAAGAAGTAAATGACCAGTTAATAAGAGCTAAAATGGAAATTAAATTACTTCTTAAGAATCAGCTAGAAATGTCTAAAGATACTTTAGATAGATTTTTAGAACTGGGCAAAGATGATAGAATTAAATTTATGAATGACTTAGATGATGAAAAATTACTAGATTTTAAAAGAAAGATTTACAAAAGAGTAATAACAGAAAAAAATGCAGAAGATTTAATGATTTTAATATGGGCTACAGGTGAATTAAATGATGAAAGATTCTTAGGTATATTACATCCGCTAACAGGTCATAGACATTCTGATGTTAGAAGAATAACTTACTCAGCGCTTAGAAAAATATCCTCAAAAGAAAGTAGGGAATATTTTCAAAGAGGCTTGTATGATTCAAACCCCCAAACTAGACAATATTGTGCTAAAGCCCTAGCTAAGGTTGGCAACAGAAGTAGTTTAGATATGCTTATAAGATTAAAAAACAAAAAAAAGAATGAAAAAGAATATGTAATTAGGGCATATAATGATGCTATTGATATACTAGAAAAAACTACTTAA
- a CDS encoding cysteine-rich small domain-containing protein — MSENYKFFSSDKCEYFPCHKVNNPENFNCLFCYCPLYALKENCGGNFKYTSNGIKDCSSCLIPHNKNSHDYIMSKINDILNLGKK; from the coding sequence ATGTCTGAGAACTACAAATTTTTCAGTAGCGATAAATGTGAATATTTTCCTTGCCATAAGGTAAATAATCCTGAAAATTTCAATTGCCTATTTTGTTACTGCCCTTTATATGCTTTAAAAGAAAACTGTGGCGGTAATTTTAAGTATACATCTAATGGAATAAAAGATTGCTCATCTTGCCTAATTCCTCACAATAAAAATAGTCACGATTACATTATGAGTAAAATAAATGATATTTTAAACTTAGGAAAAAAATAA
- a CDS encoding ABC-F family ATP-binding cassette domain-containing protein, with protein sequence MLVVENVSHGFGARTILENVSFRLRKGEHIALVGANGEGKSTFLNIITKKLMPDAGNIKWSSRVTVGYLDQHTVLTKGKTIKEVLRDAFKPMFDLEQEMIGMYDKMGEADEAEMTKLMDSTAEIQTILENSGFYMIDAKIQEIANGLGLGEIGLDKDVTDLSGGQRTKVLLTKLLLENPTILILDEPTNYLDVEHIEWLTRYLQEYENSFILVSHDIPFINDTCNVIYHMENGELNRYKGNYDEFERLRDIKKRQEDQAYEKQVEERKKLEDFVARNKARVATRGMANSRQKKLDKMEILERPKEKIKPTFSFMEGRASSRFVFTTENLVLGYNEALTKPLNFTLERNQKIALRGMNGIGKSTLLKTLLGIIKPFDGKVELGDYLEVGYFEQESSRENSNTPMDEIWAEYPGLTNFEVRQALSKCGLSNEHITSQMRVLSGGEAAKVRLCKLMLKKINFLVLDEPTNHLDVEAKDELKKAIKEFKGTVLLVSHEPDFYMDIVDDVWNIEDFTTKIV encoded by the coding sequence ATGCTAGTAGTTGAAAATGTGAGTCATGGCTTTGGAGCTAGGACTATACTTGAAAATGTGTCTTTTAGACTAAGAAAAGGTGAACACATAGCTCTTGTTGGAGCTAATGGAGAAGGTAAATCAACTTTTTTAAATATAATAACAAAAAAACTTATGCCAGATGCTGGTAATATAAAATGGTCATCAAGAGTAACTGTAGGTTATTTAGATCAGCATACAGTATTAACAAAAGGAAAAACTATCAAAGAAGTTTTAAGAGATGCTTTTAAACCTATGTTTGATTTAGAACAAGAAATGATCGGAATGTATGACAAAATGGGTGAAGCTGATGAAGCAGAAATGACAAAATTAATGGATTCAACAGCTGAAATTCAAACTATCCTAGAAAATAGTGGTTTCTATATGATAGATGCTAAAATTCAAGAAATTGCTAACGGATTGGGTCTTGGAGAAATAGGGTTAGATAAAGATGTAACAGACTTAAGTGGAGGACAAAGAACAAAAGTTTTGCTTACTAAGTTACTTTTAGAAAATCCTACTATATTAATACTAGACGAGCCTACAAACTACCTAGATGTAGAGCATATAGAATGGCTAACTAGATATCTTCAAGAATATGAAAATAGTTTTATACTTGTATCACATGATATACCATTTATAAATGATACATGTAATGTTATATATCATATGGAAAATGGAGAACTTAACAGATACAAAGGAAATTATGATGAGTTTGAAAGACTTAGAGATATAAAGAAAAGACAAGAAGATCAAGCTTATGAGAAACAAGTTGAAGAAAGAAAGAAACTAGAAGATTTTGTTGCTAGAAATAAAGCTAGAGTAGCTACTCGTGGAATGGCAAACAGTAGACAGAAGAAACTAGACAAAATGGAAATTTTAGAAAGACCTAAAGAGAAAATAAAGCCAACTTTCTCATTTATGGAAGGCAGGGCTTCAAGTAGATTTGTGTTTACAACAGAAAATCTTGTTTTAGGTTATAATGAAGCCTTAACAAAACCTTTAAACTTCACACTAGAAAGAAATCAAAAAATAGCATTAAGAGGTATGAATGGTATAGGTAAATCGACATTATTAAAAACTCTTTTAGGTATAATAAAGCCATTTGATGGGAAAGTAGAATTAGGAGATTATTTAGAAGTTGGATATTTTGAACAAGAAAGTTCAAGAGAAAATAGCAATACACCTATGGATGAAATATGGGCTGAATATCCAGGGCTTACTAACTTTGAAGTTAGACAAGCACTATCTAAATGTGGTCTTTCAAATGAGCATATAACAAGTCAAATGAGAGTTTTAAGTGGAGGAGAAGCTGCAAAGGTAAGACTATGTAAGTTAATGTTAAAGAAAATTAACTTTTTAGTACTAGACGAGCCAACAAACCACTTAGATGTAGAAGCAAAAGATGAACTTAAAAAAGCTATAAAAGAATTTAAAGGAACTGTACTTTTAGTATCTCATGAACCAGATTTTTATATGGACATTGTAGATGATGTTTGGAATATAGAAGATTTTACAACTAAAATAGTGTAA
- a CDS encoding zinc dependent phospholipase C family protein yields MRKKIENVYGKALSGTFKVVNPVKKSIINTDCEVHIFIQANAMEILKNEGYTKQYDFFKSYLPQINKGLIWADQDFKSYHHFYNPNLKRGKFGYEENALTIANKYYNKAVKFFKLNKFELGLFYFGVACHIVQDMTIPQHAKGKLLDNHRQFEVYIKNNYMDIPRLRAKDGIVRKNNVEEYIVYNSTHALNYDKMYKDITNLKNKFYMLGTKCLPLAQRSTAGFMLTYFDTILKNEN; encoded by the coding sequence ATGAGAAAAAAAATAGAAAATGTTTATGGAAAAGCTTTATCAGGAACTTTTAAAGTTGTTAATCCTGTAAAAAAAAGTATTATAAATACAGATTGTGAGGTTCATATATTTATCCAAGCAAATGCAATGGAAATATTAAAAAATGAAGGTTATACAAAACAATATGATTTTTTTAAATCATATTTGCCTCAAATTAATAAAGGATTAATATGGGCGGATCAAGACTTTAAAAGTTATCATCATTTTTACAATCCAAATTTGAAAAGAGGAAAATTTGGATACGAGGAAAATGCTTTGACTATAGCTAATAAATACTATAATAAAGCTGTGAAATTTTTTAAACTAAATAAATTTGAATTAGGGCTTTTTTACTTTGGGGTAGCATGTCATATAGTACAAGACATGACAATACCTCAACATGCAAAAGGTAAGCTATTAGACAATCATAGGCAATTTGAAGTATATATAAAAAATAACTATATGGATATTCCTAGACTTAGGGCAAAGGATGGGATAGTAAGAAAAAATAACGTAGAAGAATATATAGTTTATAACTCAACACATGCTTTAAATTATGATAAGATGTATAAAGATATAACTAATTTAAAAAATAAATTTTATATGCTTGGAACAAAGTGTTTGCCATTAGCACAGAGATCAACTGCAGGATTTATGCTAACTTACTTTGATACTATATTAAAAAATGAAAACTAA
- the tyrS gene encoding tyrosine--tRNA ligase gives MIEINEQMKIIRKGAAEIISEEDIIKKLEKSAKDNKPLTIKLGLDPSAPDIHLGHTVVLRKMKAFQDLGHQVVIIIGDATGMIGDPTGKSAVRKQLSHEQVLENAKTYQDQIFKILDREKTIVRFNSEWLQSMNFMDVANLASKYTVARMLERDDFKKRFASNQSISIHEFFYPLMQGYDSVAIKADIEMGGTDQKFNILMGRTLQKEYDQSPQVALLMPIIEGTDGVKKMSKSLGNYIGISEVPNDMYGKTMSIPDELIIRYFELVTDEHPDSIEKMKKDMEEDKVNPRDLKMRLAKEVVRLYHGEEKALEAEQYFKSVFQKRNMPDDIAEMEISMDDSEEGLFFIPKLVATLKLSPSTSEARRLLKQGGIKINSEKVENDKVEIKDGDIIQVGKRKFAKLIIKK, from the coding sequence ATGATTGAAATAAATGAACAAATGAAGATAATAAGAAAAGGGGCGGCTGAAATAATATCTGAAGAAGATATTATCAAAAAGTTAGAAAAATCAGCAAAAGACAATAAGCCATTAACTATAAAATTAGGCTTAGACCCTTCTGCTCCAGATATACACTTAGGTCATACTGTAGTGTTAAGAAAAATGAAGGCATTTCAAGATTTAGGTCATCAAGTAGTTATAATAATAGGCGATGCTACAGGAATGATAGGAGATCCAACAGGAAAATCAGCAGTTAGAAAGCAATTATCGCATGAACAAGTTTTAGAAAATGCAAAAACTTACCAAGATCAAATTTTTAAAATACTAGATAGAGAAAAAACTATAGTTAGATTCAATAGTGAATGGTTACAATCTATGAATTTTATGGATGTTGCAAATTTAGCATCTAAATATACTGTAGCTAGAATGTTAGAAAGAGACGATTTTAAAAAGAGATTTGCTTCAAATCAATCAATATCAATACATGAATTTTTCTATCCTCTAATGCAAGGGTATGATTCAGTTGCAATTAAAGCGGATATAGAAATGGGTGGAACAGATCAAAAGTTCAATATACTAATGGGTAGAACCCTTCAAAAAGAATATGATCAAAGTCCTCAAGTAGCTTTATTAATGCCTATAATAGAAGGTACTGATGGAGTTAAAAAAATGAGTAAATCATTAGGAAATTATATAGGAATAAGTGAAGTTCCAAATGATATGTATGGAAAGACAATGTCTATTCCAGACGAACTTATAATAAGATACTTCGAGTTAGTTACAGATGAACATCCAGACTCAATAGAAAAAATGAAAAAAGATATGGAAGAAGATAAAGTTAATCCAAGAGATTTAAAAATGAGACTAGCTAAAGAAGTTGTTAGATTATACCATGGAGAAGAAAAAGCTTTAGAAGCAGAGCAATATTTTAAATCTGTATTCCAAAAAAGAAATATGCCAGATGATATAGCTGAAATGGAAATTTCTATGGATGATTCTGAAGAAGGATTATTCTTCATTCCTAAATTGGTAGCAACACTTAAATTATCTCCATCTACAAGTGAAGCTAGAAGATTATTAAAGCAAGGTGGAATAAAGATAAATAGTGAAAAAGTAGAAAATGATAAAGTTGAAATAAAAGATGGCGATATCATACAAGTTGGAAAAAGAAAGTTTGCAAAATTAATAATTAAGAAATAA